DNA from Amycolatopsis sp. DSM 110486:
GACTGAGTGCCCCGCCGTCGCCCGGCCTGCGACGATCGGCGCGAGATTGAGCCCCGCCGTCCCAAGCGCCTCATCGGTGTCCTTGTCTGCCACGCAAAAGGAGTAACCGGCTCCTGAGTCGAGGCGTCCGATCTGTCGCTCGATGCCACGCGCACCTCCGTCCACACGAGGGAGGACCGGACCTCCTCTGGCGTCAACCTGTGACCTCGACGACCGGCGTCGGCAGCGCGGCGAGCCCGGCCAGCATGCGCGGCGGGAAGTCGATCCAGCCGGCGAGGAGGAAGCGGTGGGTGTGCACGTGCAGCTCCTGGAAGCGGTGCCAGCGCCGCATCCCGTCCACCGCGGTGGCCAGGTCGAGGTGCCCTGCGTCGATCGCGTCGGCGAACTCGTCGAAGTCGAGCGGCCGCTGGTGGCGGCCGTCGGTGGACACCATGACCTCCAGGTACAGGTCGCGCAGCACGATCCGCCCGGGCTCGACCGTCACGTGCAGCAGATCGACATACCAGGTGGCCGGTGCGGGCAGGTCCCCGTCGACCCCCACGACGACGCGGCCATCGGTGGTCCGCATCCGCTGCCAGCACGGCTCGGCCATGCCCACCCCGAGGTCCAACAGGACGAACACGCGCACCAGCCGGGTGCGCCCCGGCCACGGCTCAAAACGCTGCGGCAGCTGGAATTCGTAGGCAAGGGTGTCGCCGTCGCGGACCCCGGCAGCGGGCCGACCAGCGGCACCGGGTCACCGTGGTCGCCCCGCCAGACCTCCACGTGCTTCATGGATCTTTCCCACCGCACCCGGCAACCGAAAACCCGACGTCTAGGTCCGCGAATTGCTGGCCGGCCGGGTATTGGCGACCTACCTTCACGGTCCGGTCCTGGCACGCAATTCTGCGCTGACCGACGTGCTGCTGGAATTTAAGGCTTTTCCGCCGACGTGCGGCCCCCTGTGGTCTCCGGCGCGATGGTTTTGGTCGTCGCTGGCGTGTTTCGGTCGACCAGTACTCCTCATCCATTCCAGGTGGTGCGCCAGGCACCCTGTCCGGTCGAGCGTGACTCCGGCGGCATCGGAGCCGCTGCCAATCGGACTGATGATCGGAGGCATCCGGTGTCGAGCTATCCGCTGCTCAACATTTTCTGGACCATGTTGTGGTTCTTCCTCTGGATCTTGTGGTTCATGCTCCTGTTCCGCGTGATAGCGGACATCTTCCGAGACGATCACCTCAACGGCTGGGCCAAGGCGGGGTGGACGATCTTCGTCTGCATCCTGCCATTCCTCGGAATCTTCGTGTACCTCGTTGCCCGCGGCCGTGGCATGGGCGAGCGCGCGCAGGAACGCGCACAGCGCCAGGAGCAGGCATTCCGCTCCTACGTGCAGGACGCGGCGCGCGATAAGCCACCGTCGGACCGTGGACCCGATCGGGTCGGCGAGCTGGAGCGGCTGGCCGGCTTGCGCAAGAGCGGCGACCTCACCGAAGACGAGTACCAACAGGCCAAGTCGAAGCTGCTCGCTGTTTGACGAACCAGAACGACAGACCGACTCCGGCCGGGCGCCGCGGCAGGCACCGCGCAGCCGGTATCTACGGCGCCATCGTGACCGCCGCGCTCACGGTCGCGGTGGTGGTCACGCTGCTCGTGTACTGGGTCGCCGAGGAGTACGCGGAACTGCTCGGCGAACACCTGGCCGACGTGCGTTTGACCGCGAAACCCGTGACACCGTTCACCGCGGAGGACTGCGCGGCGCGTACGGGGCAACGCACGCGATTGAAGGCACACGCCGTGGGAGGCACAGGTGCGGCCGATGGTCATGACCATGACGAACCGATTTCGCCGGCAGAACAGCCGCTGGCTGCACCACCGCACCCACCCCCGGCAACACCGCCGAGAGTTCGGCCCCAAGGGCGCTACCGCAGGCATCAGTGTCGTCGTCACACGGCGGAACGCCCGGCAAAACGACATTGGACCCTATCCGGACTCAACCCGCCCCTGCACGCTGGATCGCGGACTCCCCGCCGCCGGAGCACCACGCGCCGAGGCGGCGTAGAGCCCCACGGGGCCGGTGTCCTGGCTCCCGGTGCTTCGCTCGACAGTCGAGGTGAACCGTGTTCGCTCGCGTGGTGTGGTGGTCGACAGTGAGTTGCACGAGCGTGATTTGCGCACTCGGTCTCACGCTGGTACCGGCTCTGGCCCTGGTCGCCGTGGCGGCTTCAGCACTGGCCTTGGGCTTGTTCTTCCGGGTCTGCGCCAACGACCGCTGGGTGGAGCGTCGCTTCGGTCCTCGCCACGCGGCCCCGCGAGCAGCCGCGGCGGTCGCCGTCTTCACCGCGGTCGTCGGACTGATCGCGGCGACCATCGCAGTCGTCGCCGGAGCGACCCTCGCCCTGACGACCACCACCATTCTCGTAATCGCCGGCCTCTGGTCGGGGCCAAAGGTCCTCGCCCGGCCTGACCAGCCCCGCCGGCACCGGCGGCCCGCGCCTCTTCCGAACGTCCAGCGCGGGTCGGTCCAGCGCGGGTCCGTCCGGCCGGTGTCGGTCCGGCCGGTGTCGGTCAGCTCGCTGTCGGTCGAAGAGCTCTGCTTGGCGTGGCGGCGGAGTTACGTCGAGCTGGAGCACGTCCGCGACGAAGAGTCGCGGTACGCCGTCATTGCCGCCAGGCAGGCGTACCTCGACGAACTGGAACGGCGCGACCGGCAGGGTTTCACCCGATGGCTGGACAGCGGAGCGCGAGCGGCCGGCGATCCGAGCCGGTTCGTCCGCCCGGCGGAATGATCCCGCATCCGGCGGCTTGCGGTCCAGCGATCGAGGTGTCTGTCCGCGTTGCGCTCTACGTACTGCATCGCGACGTGGGACAGATACGAGTGCTGCCATTCGCTGGACTCGTGGAAGATGATCTTCATCGTGACCGGGGTTCGTGCTGACATCGATGACCGCGACAGGCGCGGGGTCGAAATCGGAAGTGGCGTACCCGCCAAGCCGTGCCCGCGCGACGTCACCTGCTTGGGATGAGGACAGGGCCGGCGCTCAGCTCGAAAGTCGAGTGGTGATGTGTGCGTCCGCTGTGGCGCGCACTACATCCCTGCCGGGAAGTAGCCAGGAGGCCTGTGATGACCGATGCCGTCGAGGCAATGGGGCCGGTCAGCTATCTGATCGTCGAGTTCCCGGGCGGCAAGATAACCGGCCACGGCTTGCCAAT
Protein-coding regions in this window:
- a CDS encoding SHOCT domain-containing protein, yielding MSSYPLLNIFWTMLWFFLWILWFMLLFRVIADIFRDDHLNGWAKAGWTIFVCILPFLGIFVYLVARGRGMGERAQERAQRQEQAFRSYVQDAARDKPPSDRGPDRVGELERLAGLRKSGDLTEDEYQQAKSKLLAV